From Coffea arabica cultivar ET-39 chromosome 2e, Coffea Arabica ET-39 HiFi, whole genome shotgun sequence, the proteins below share one genomic window:
- the LOC113729221 gene encoding uncharacterized protein, which translates to MILSEFDIIFTTQKAIKGQVTAHHLAENLREDDYQPLHTYFPDEEILFIGASEDMNEQYPGWRLFFYNASNSFGAGIRAVLVSPEGNHYPAATKLRFPCTNNMDEYETCIFGLKMALEMEIKDLIVFNESNLSLDFRDIPRTRNVFADALATLSSMIRYPDELVIEPIQI; encoded by the exons ATGATTCTTTCAGAATTCGATATCATTTTCACTACGCAGAAGGCAATCAAGGGTCAAGTTACAGCACATCATTTGGCCGAGAATCTAAGAGAAGATGATTACCAGCCATTGCATACCTATTTTCCTGACGAGGAGATCTTATTTATTGGCGCATCAGAAGATATGAATGAGCAATATCCTGGGTGGAGGTTATTCTTTTATAACGCTTCAAATTCTTTTGGAGCCGGAATCAGAGCTGTTTTAGTGTCACCTGAGGGAAACCATTACCCTGCCGCTACTAAATTACGATTTCCTTGTACTAACAACATGGATGAGTATGAAACTTGTATTTTTGGACTAAAAATGGCATTGGAGATGGAGATAAAGGACTTGATTGTGTTCAATGAATCCAATTT AAGTTTGGACTTCAGGGATATCCCTCGCACTCGCAATGTTTTCGCCGATGCTCTGGCCACTTTGTCTTCTATGATTCGATACCCGGACGAGCTGGTAATCGAACCTATTCAGATTTAA